Within Kutzneria chonburiensis, the genomic segment CCGGCGCATCGCGCTGCTGCTTCAGGTGGTCGAGGACCTGGACGCGGAAATGGCCGTCCACCGGCAATGGTGGTCGGAGCGGCGGGTGGACGCGGTGATCCTGATCGACCTGCGCGTCGAGGACCCGCGGGTGGCGCTGCTGGAGGAGCTGGACCTGCCGGCGCTGGTGATAGGCGGTCCCGGGCACCACGGGCGGCTGCCCAGCGTGTGGGCCGACGACGCCAAGGCGATGACGCGAATCATCGACCACCTGGCCGGGCTGGGCCACCGGCGGATCGCGCGCGTGGCCGGGCTGCCGGACCTGCTGCACACCGAGCGCCGCACCGATGCGTTCCGCGCGGCGGTGGCCTCGCACGGCATCGACGCCGCCCCGATCCTGATGACCGACTACTCCGGCGAGCAGGGCGCGGCCGCGACCCGACAGCTGCTCGCGTCCTCGCGGCCGCCGACCGCGATCGTCTACGACAACGACGTGATGGCGGTGGCCGGCGTGGCCGTGGCGACCGAGCTCGGTGTCGCGGTGCCGGCGTCACTGTCCATTGTGGCCTGGGACGATTCCCCGCTGTGCCAGCTGCTGCACCCGCCGCTGACCGCGCTCACCCGCGACACGTTCGCGTTCGGCGCCGCCGCGGCCCGGGCACTGCTCTCGGTGCTGGACGGCGCGGAGGGCGCCGACGTGGAGGACCAGGTGCCGATACTGGTCCCCCGGGAAAGCACGTCGACGCCCTCTGCTGAATAGTCCGTTCCTGACCATTGATTGTCCGATCAGCGGATCACCGCGCCGGTTCCGGAACGGCGTTGATCCGAATCTCGGCGCCACGGCGGAACACGCGGTCGATCGACAGCGCCCCCGCGCCGAGGAAGGCGACCAGCAGGAAGGCCCAGCAGAACTGGATCGCCGCCTCGCCACCGTTGATCATCGGAATGAACGATTTCGGCATGTGCACGGTGAAGTAGGCGTACGCCATCGAGCCGGAGCACAGCAGCGCGGCGACCCGGGTGAACAGGCCGACCAGCACCAGCGCGCCGGCCACCAGCTGGATCGCCGCGGCCCACCAGCTGGGCCATACCCCGAACTCGACGGCCTTCTTGGCCCCGAACAGCCCGAAGAGGCTGGCCGCCCCGTGCGAGACGAACAGCAGCCCGATGACGATGCGATACAAAGAGATCACATAATCTTTTCCTTGTTCCAGAAATCGCATGGTCGCTCCAAGCAAGGATTGGAAGGGCGGCTGGGTGAGATTCTGGACAGTCGACGACATGCGGGGACACCCTTAACGGTTAACGTTGACAGTCGTTGACTTTGTTAAATTAACCGGGTCGTCCCACTTCAGCGGGGTGAACACGCTCTCGTTCGGATCTTCCTTGTATCTCTTTCAAAGCCAATTCTGAGCAAGCTGGGGAGAATACCTCACCTATTCAGACCAGTGACCGGACGAACGTACTAGGCCAACCGGCAAGGATCCCGGGCCGTGAGCACCTCTCGCGTTGCGGGCCGGCAGCACCGGCAGGACCATGTGCGCGTGGTCGAACTGATGACGCGAAACTGGTGGCTGGTGGCCCTGCGCGGCGCGCTGGCCGTGATCTTCGGCATCCTCACGCTGGCCTGGCCCGGCCTGACGCTGCTCGCCCTGATCTTCCTGTGGGGCTTCTACGCACTGGTCGACGGCATCAGCTCGATCGCGCTGGGCGCGGCGGTGCGCGGGCACCGTTGGTCCAACGTGCTGATCGGCGTCGTCGGCATCCTGGCCGGCCTGGTCGCCATCATGCTGCCGGGCGAGACCGCGGTGGTGCTGCTGGTGATCATCGCGATCTGGGCGATCATCGCCGGCGTGGTGCAGATCGCCGCCGGCATCACGCTGCGGCGGGCCATGGCCCACGCCTGGTTCCTGATCCTGACCGGCGGCCTGACCCTGGTGCTCGGCGTCGTGCTGCTGCTCAACCCGGGCGCGGGCGCGCTGGCCCTGGTCACCACGATCGCGATCTTCGCCCTGATCTGGGGGATCTCGCTGATCCTGCTGGGTTTCCGGCTACGGGGTCTGCGCACCGACAGC encodes:
- a CDS encoding HdeD family acid-resistance protein, which codes for MSTSRVAGRQHRQDHVRVVELMTRNWWLVALRGALAVIFGILTLAWPGLTLLALIFLWGFYALVDGISSIALGAAVRGHRWSNVLIGVVGILAGLVAIMLPGETAVVLLVIIAIWAIIAGVVQIAAGITLRRAMAHAWFLILTGGLTLVLGVVLLLNPGAGALALVTTIAIFALIWGISLILLGFRLRGLRTDSTVDAV
- a CDS encoding DoxX family protein; the protein is MISLYRIVIGLLFVSHGAASLFGLFGAKKAVEFGVWPSWWAAAIQLVAGALVLVGLFTRVAALLCSGSMAYAYFTVHMPKSFIPMINGGEAAIQFCWAFLLVAFLGAGALSIDRVFRRGAEIRINAVPEPAR
- a CDS encoding LacI family DNA-binding transcriptional regulator, which gives rise to MKRPTIMDIARRAGVSKGAVSMALNGLPGVSEATRTRILAVARELDWHPNNAARALSAARADAIGLVLARPARTLGAEPFFFQLISGLQAELSGRRIALLLQVVEDLDAEMAVHRQWWSERRVDAVILIDLRVEDPRVALLEELDLPALVIGGPGHHGRLPSVWADDAKAMTRIIDHLAGLGHRRIARVAGLPDLLHTERRTDAFRAAVASHGIDAAPILMTDYSGEQGAAATRQLLASSRPPTAIVYDNDVMAVAGVAVATELGVAVPASLSIVAWDDSPLCQLLHPPLTALTRDTFAFGAAAARALLSVLDGAEGADVEDQVPILVPRESTSTPSAE